From the genome of Candidatus Nitrosocosmicus oleophilus, one region includes:
- a CDS encoding DUF2299 family protein, translating to MSLSQHEISLRIKRWLVEESDIWRFDEIEDPSVVMNLVAKSNNRNVNIIVDDLHDKVTLITSMNFSKQQKNSLSLLPSKEKNRFIPDLLMALYQLGLLARHSNSSKDKIEKFIMEKLIYFDGLTKDKFFDSLFTMLLGIDTLQQYFNRLSLISNDGALS from the coding sequence ATGTCATTGTCTCAACACGAAATATCGCTGAGAATAAAGCGATGGCTTGTAGAAGAAAGTGATATTTGGAGATTTGATGAAATCGAAGACCCTTCGGTTGTTATGAATCTAGTGGCTAAATCTAATAATAGGAATGTCAATATTATTGTAGATGATCTACATGATAAGGTAACATTAATTACGTCAATGAATTTCTCAAAACAACAGAAAAATTCTTTATCTCTTTTACCATCAAAGGAAAAGAATCGATTTATACCCGACTTACTAATGGCATTATACCAATTAGGCTTGTTGGCTCGTCACAGCAATTCATCAAAGGACAAAATAGAAAAATTTATCATGGAGAAACTTATTTATTTTGATGGATTAACTAAAGATAAATTTTTTGATTCATTGTTCACAATGTTGTTAGGCATAGATACACTTCAACAATATTTTAATAGATTATCATTAATTTCCAACGATGGAGCATTAAGCTGA
- a CDS encoding PQQ-dependent sugar dehydrogenase, which yields MLNSFGLIILFCGLSTFITQFINAAPTVEDPLIKVQQVVEGLSSPTSMAFVDAQNILVLEKNSGLVRLVSNGELKDEPILKLDVDSTTLTCCRGLLGIDVDYLNATRSKDVFLYFTAAGEANTLVVNKIVKYTWDGRTLVNPQSILELPATPGPNHPGGKLTLDNKGNLYSVIGDLNNEGILQNIEDNKELTDSSVILKVKKIDGSAPFDNPFSSIKKEFSTGQVEKYYGYGIRNSFGLAIDPVTGTLWDTENGDKDFDEINLIYPGFNSGWKQLMGPISNNGVTENDLVKLPGSYYGDPIFSWEPSLGVTDIEFFNSKNLGDDYENNVFVGDINNGNLYYFKVNDSRTGFEFESPEIEVDRIANEDEKDLLVWGTGFDGITDLETGPDGDLYVLSFDESSNGDGKIYRISSK from the coding sequence ATGCTAAATAGTTTCGGGTTGATCATTTTATTTTGCGGTTTATCAACTTTTATTACACAGTTCATAAACGCGGCACCTACAGTTGAGGACCCATTAATAAAAGTACAACAGGTAGTAGAAGGTTTATCATCTCCAACCAGTATGGCTTTTGTTGATGCTCAAAACATACTAGTATTGGAAAAAAATAGTGGGCTAGTCAGATTGGTCTCAAATGGTGAGTTAAAGGATGAGCCAATTTTGAAACTAGATGTGGATTCCACCACTCTTACCTGTTGTAGAGGGCTACTTGGAATTGATGTTGATTATCTTAATGCTACTAGAAGTAAAGATGTATTTCTTTATTTTACTGCAGCAGGTGAGGCCAACACCCTGGTAGTAAATAAGATAGTCAAGTATACCTGGGATGGAAGAACCCTCGTAAACCCTCAAAGTATTTTGGAATTGCCTGCCACACCTGGACCAAATCACCCGGGTGGTAAATTGACCCTTGATAATAAAGGTAATTTATATTCAGTAATTGGAGACCTCAATAATGAGGGCATCCTTCAAAATATTGAAGATAATAAAGAGTTAACAGACAGCTCTGTTATTCTGAAAGTCAAAAAGATTGATGGGTCGGCACCATTTGATAATCCTTTTTCTAGTATTAAAAAAGAATTTTCCACAGGTCAGGTGGAAAAATACTATGGTTATGGAATAAGAAATAGTTTTGGATTGGCAATAGATCCTGTAACTGGAACTTTATGGGATACAGAAAATGGAGATAAAGATTTTGACGAAATAAATTTGATATATCCTGGTTTTAACAGCGGTTGGAAACAATTAATGGGACCCATTTCTAATAATGGTGTTACAGAAAACGACTTGGTGAAATTACCAGGCTCATATTATGGTGATCCAATTTTTAGCTGGGAACCATCCTTGGGAGTTACCGACATAGAATTTTTTAATTCCAAAAATCTAGGAGACGACTATGAAAACAATGTTTTTGTAGGTGATATTAATAATGGGAATTTATATTATTTCAAAGTAAACGACAGTAGGACGGGCTTTGAATTTGAAAGTCCTGAAATTGAAGTGGATCGGATAGCAAATGAAGACGAAAAGGATTTACTGGTATGGGGTACGGGGTTTGACGGAATCACTGATTTAGAAACAGGTCCTGATGGAGACCTTTATGTTTTGTCATTCGATGAATCGAGTAATGGCGATGGTAAGATATATAGAATCTCGAGCAAATGA